A window of Dickeya zeae NCPPB 2538 contains these coding sequences:
- a CDS encoding MFS transporter, with amino-acid sequence MSPVLLFFLTLVFIADGLMVFLIPVLVYAETQSLTYSGLSYMLWWLPRIVITPALGVLIDRLGVRPVSIASDALKAFGCLLLCLVLNFNEQPLILALTCGLLGAGVSIGNAQTITAVEKLIAAHSRHIDRDANVLTRLDLLGMVLGPLIGMVLYEYGFLTLLYIAATLYLCNAYYFLTSRLFTFTSDDVSENKMNTPQSAKINSFPLLTIIKSPFIILMIVLALGNNMFDGLVESSGAALIENRMGLSVKYFGFIDICAGAAGFLSTLVYGAALNRLSRETLLAIGLGLIVIASLLLTTTLDQLGPFLTFYSLGIVGKVFTGNIMRTLRLTLIPYERLASASSLIVLLNQSVLPLMGVFLFLSEHEGWPLTRFMHIAITLSLLAGIGLLIGLRRKKRENTPLSSPHPDISR; translated from the coding sequence ATGAGTCCGGTTTTGCTATTTTTTCTCACATTGGTGTTTATCGCCGATGGCTTGATGGTGTTCCTTATTCCGGTACTGGTCTATGCCGAAACCCAAAGCCTGACCTATTCCGGCTTGTCTTATATGTTATGGTGGCTGCCACGTATCGTGATAACCCCGGCACTTGGCGTATTGATTGACCGTTTGGGGGTGCGCCCTGTATCCATCGCTTCCGATGCACTCAAGGCATTCGGTTGCCTGCTGCTGTGCCTGGTACTGAATTTTAACGAACAACCGTTGATCCTGGCCTTAACCTGTGGGTTGCTGGGGGCGGGGGTTTCCATCGGTAACGCGCAAACCATTACTGCCGTGGAAAAGCTGATCGCCGCCCACAGCCGTCATATTGACCGCGATGCCAATGTATTGACCCGATTAGATTTACTTGGCATGGTGCTGGGGCCGCTGATCGGTATGGTGTTATACGAATACGGTTTTCTGACGCTACTGTATATTGCCGCCACACTCTATTTATGCAACGCCTATTATTTTCTGACTTCTCGCCTGTTTACTTTCACATCAGACGATGTATCAGAAAATAAAATGAATACACCACAATCTGCCAAAATAAATTCATTTCCGTTACTAACGATCATCAAAAGTCCATTTATTATTTTGATGATCGTACTGGCGCTGGGAAATAATATGTTTGATGGGTTAGTGGAGTCCAGCGGTGCGGCATTGATTGAAAACCGAATGGGATTATCAGTGAAATATTTTGGTTTCATTGATATCTGCGCCGGTGCGGCAGGATTTTTATCCACGCTAGTTTATGGTGCCGCCCTCAACCGTCTGAGCCGGGAAACGCTGCTGGCGATCGGGCTGGGCCTTATCGTCATCGCGTCGCTGCTGCTGACCACGACGCTCGACCAGTTAGGGCCCTTCCTGACCTTCTATTCACTGGGCATTGTCGGCAAGGTATTTACCGGCAATATCATGCGCACACTGCGCCTGACGCTCATCCCCTACGAGCGACTGGCCAGCGCTTCATCGCTCATTGTGCTGCTGAATCAGTCAGTGCTGCCGTTGATGGGAGTCTTTCTGTTTTTGTCCGAGCACGAGGGCTGGCCACTGACCCGATTTATGCATATCGCTATCACGCTCTCGCTACTGGCAGGCATCGGGCTGTTGATTGGCCTGCGGCGTAAAAAACGGGAAAACACGCCGCTGTCCTCTCCCCACCCCGATATATCCCGTTGA
- a CDS encoding chorismate mutase: MLRTMCLVACLISTSALAAESADLASLVNQRLGYMKDVAGYKAAHHLAIEDLQQEDNVLKASRQQATQYGLDADSVTPFIQAQMDAAKAIQYRYRADWLAVPEKDWQPRPLDEVRAQIAKLNGVLLQQLADTLHKQGGSLSQLNHTAFMHAVTQKNLSEHDKARLYNALKQAKLQK; encoded by the coding sequence ATGTTACGGACAATGTGTCTGGTAGCCTGCCTGATCAGCACCAGTGCGCTGGCAGCGGAAAGCGCCGATTTAGCCTCACTGGTTAACCAACGCCTCGGCTACATGAAAGATGTGGCTGGCTACAAAGCGGCTCATCATCTGGCGATTGAGGACCTGCAACAAGAGGATAACGTACTGAAAGCCAGCCGACAGCAGGCCACGCAGTACGGGCTGGATGCAGATTCCGTTACCCCCTTTATTCAAGCGCAGATGGATGCCGCCAAGGCGATTCAGTATCGTTACCGCGCTGACTGGCTGGCCGTGCCGGAGAAAGACTGGCAGCCCCGTCCGTTAGACGAAGTGCGCGCGCAAATCGCTAAACTGAACGGCGTTCTGCTGCAACAACTCGCCGATACGCTGCACAAACAAGGCGGCAGCCTGAGCCAGTTGAATCACACGGCGTTTATGCACGCCGTTACGCAGAAGAACCTCAGCGAACACGACAAGGCACGTTTGTACAACGCCCTGAAACAGGCCAAATTGCAGAAATAA
- a CDS encoding ABC transporter permease codes for MVKYVFQRLLVALAVLFTVAAVSFSLLHLSGDLATAIAGPDATAETIAQIRVQNGLDKPLLSQFSHWMWSALQLDFGRSFYFENTVMELVGQRMPVTLKLGGVSLLLALTVAIPLGVLAAVFRDTWVDRFAMLVSVVGQAMPNFWFALVLILIFAVGLKWLPVAGNGSWQHFVLPAVALGYYAMPSLMRLTRSGMLDVLGSDYIRTARAKGLSAFKVVVKHGLRNAIIPVVALATVELGFMLGGSVVIESVFSLQGLGQLAWDSIARNDFPVVQAIVLIIAVFYIGLTFLADVLNALLDPRLRSR; via the coding sequence ATGGTGAAGTACGTTTTTCAACGGTTACTGGTGGCGCTGGCGGTGTTGTTTACCGTGGCGGCGGTCAGTTTTTCGCTGCTGCATCTGTCTGGTGATTTGGCGACCGCCATCGCCGGGCCGGATGCGACCGCCGAAACCATCGCCCAGATTCGGGTACAGAATGGGTTGGATAAACCGTTGCTGAGCCAGTTCTCTCACTGGATGTGGTCGGCGCTGCAACTGGATTTTGGCCGCTCATTCTATTTTGAAAACACAGTGATGGAACTGGTCGGCCAGCGTATGCCGGTCACCCTCAAGCTGGGTGGGGTGTCGTTGCTGCTGGCGTTAACGGTGGCTATCCCGCTTGGGGTGCTGGCGGCGGTCTTTCGGGATACCTGGGTCGATCGCTTCGCCATGCTGGTGTCGGTGGTGGGGCAGGCGATGCCCAATTTCTGGTTCGCGCTGGTGTTGATCCTCATTTTTGCCGTCGGGCTGAAATGGCTGCCGGTAGCGGGTAACGGTAGCTGGCAACACTTTGTGCTGCCCGCAGTGGCGCTGGGGTATTACGCCATGCCATCGCTGATGCGTCTGACCCGCTCCGGCATGCTCGACGTGCTCGGCTCCGACTACATCCGCACCGCTCGGGCCAAAGGGCTGAGCGCCTTTAAGGTGGTGGTCAAGCACGGTTTGCGTAACGCCATCATCCCGGTGGTGGCACTGGCGACGGTGGAACTGGGGTTCATGCTCGGTGGTTCGGTGGTGATCGAATCGGTGTTTTCGTTGCAGGGGCTGGGACAACTGGCGTGGGATTCCATCGCCCGCAACGACTTCCCGGTAGTGCAGGCCATCGTGTTGATCATTGCTGTGTTTTACATCGGGTTGACGTTTCTGGCGGATGTGCTCAACGCGCTACTCGACCCACGACTGCGCAGCAGATAA
- a CDS encoding ABC transporter permease codes for MKTAIARLAVRMKTAPQPGLLPEPGPWQRWQRKILGHHGMTIGLLILGAIVLLALLAPLISPHDPYAQDVSRRLIPPVWHDKGSWTHLLGTDKLGRDYLSRLLFGARVSLAIGLVSVMLAGTIGIALGVLAGYFGGRVDAVVSYLLTVRLSMPVILVALALASLVGGSVKVVIMLLGLLLWDRFLIVSRTVTRQLREAEFIAAAQTLGASSLFIMLREILPNLLGPLTVVATLEIAHAVLLEATLSFLGLGVQPPMPSWGLMVAEGKAYMFFQPWVIVIPGVVLALLVLSINLVGDGLRDVTALDGRN; via the coding sequence ATGAAAACTGCAATAGCACGACTGGCCGTGAGAATGAAAACCGCGCCGCAGCCTGGCCTGTTGCCGGAACCTGGGCCGTGGCAGCGCTGGCAGCGCAAGATTCTGGGGCACCACGGCATGACGATTGGGCTGTTGATTCTGGGGGCTATCGTGTTGCTGGCGCTACTGGCCCCGCTCATCAGCCCGCACGACCCCTATGCGCAGGATGTCAGCCGACGGTTGATCCCACCGGTGTGGCATGACAAAGGCAGTTGGACGCATCTGCTCGGTACCGACAAGCTGGGGCGGGATTACCTGAGCCGCCTGCTGTTCGGTGCCCGGGTGTCGCTCGCCATCGGGCTGGTGTCGGTGATGCTGGCAGGCACCATTGGCATTGCGCTGGGGGTACTGGCGGGGTACTTCGGCGGCCGGGTCGACGCGGTGGTGAGTTATCTGCTGACCGTGCGGTTGTCGATGCCGGTGATCCTGGTGGCGCTGGCACTGGCCTCGCTGGTGGGCGGCTCGGTCAAGGTGGTGATTATGCTGCTGGGCTTACTGTTATGGGACCGTTTTCTGATTGTCTCCCGCACGGTGACGCGTCAGCTACGCGAGGCTGAATTTATCGCTGCGGCGCAGACACTCGGCGCGTCGTCGCTGTTCATCATGCTGCGGGAGATTCTGCCTAATCTGCTGGGGCCGCTGACCGTAGTGGCGACGCTGGAAATCGCCCATGCCGTTTTGCTGGAAGCGACGTTGTCATTCCTCGGCCTTGGCGTACAACCACCGATGCCCTCCTGGGGGCTGATGGTGGCGGAAGGCAAAGCCTACATGTTCTTTCAGCCGTGGGTGATTGTGATCCCAGGTGTGGTGCTGGCGCTGTTGGTGTTGAGCATCAATCTGGTGGGTGACGGGTTGCGCGATGTTACTGCGCTGGATGGCCGCAACTGA
- a CDS encoding Lrp/AsnC family transcriptional regulator, with the protein MKTNATADSPDDKGLNLDRFDLAILRYLQSDSSISNVALAEKVKLSAPACLRRVERLKQIGLIKGYVALLNPQALNVGMVVLIGVVLDRSTPKSFEDFEAAVQKISGCMECHVVTGEFDYILMIRTKDNQSFNKLHAEQLLFLPGVRQIRSFIGLREVLSTTQLVF; encoded by the coding sequence ATGAAAACCAACGCGACAGCCGACAGCCCAGACGACAAAGGCCTCAATCTTGACCGCTTTGATCTGGCGATTCTGCGTTATCTCCAGTCTGATTCCTCTATTTCCAATGTGGCGCTGGCGGAAAAGGTCAAGCTCAGCGCACCGGCCTGTCTGCGACGTGTGGAACGCCTGAAGCAGATAGGGTTAATCAAAGGCTATGTCGCGCTGCTGAACCCACAGGCGTTGAATGTCGGCATGGTGGTATTGATCGGTGTCGTGCTTGATCGCTCCACCCCGAAAAGTTTTGAAGATTTTGAAGCCGCGGTGCAGAAGATCAGCGGTTGCATGGAGTGCCACGTGGTCACCGGCGAGTTCGACTACATCCTGATGATCCGCACCAAAGACAACCAGAGCTTCAATAAACTGCACGCCGAACAGTTGCTGTTCCTGCCGGGTGTGCGTCAGATCCGCTCCTTTATCGGCTTGCGGGAAGTGCTCTCGACAACACAGTTGGTGTTTTAA
- a CDS encoding ATP-binding cassette domain-containing protein, with protein sequence MNPITAAGGRVLPPIPGNDDIALELCALSRVFRLNRGMFSAPGEIRAVDNVSLRIRRGETLGLVGESGCGKSTLAKMLLGLLPPTSGNVLIEGREIDAGDRRELACRMQPIFQDPYSSLNPRRTVADIVEVALRLHHIGTPAERKQRVREMLDRVGMPERTHGQYPGQLSGGQRQRVAIARALILQPAILICDEPTSALDVSVQAQILNLLLMLKKELGLTYLFISHNLSVVEYLVDHVAVMRKGAIVEQGTREQVFGAPQHPYTRALLASVLTPEPGLGIPTIEVA encoded by the coding sequence ATGAACCCGATAACCGCAGCAGGCGGTCGTGTGTTGCCACCTATTCCCGGCAACGATGATATTGCGCTGGAACTGTGTGCACTCAGCCGGGTGTTCCGACTCAACCGCGGGATGTTTTCAGCGCCCGGTGAAATCCGTGCGGTGGACAATGTGTCTTTACGCATTCGCCGGGGGGAAACGCTGGGGCTGGTGGGTGAGTCCGGCTGTGGCAAGAGTACGTTGGCGAAAATGCTGCTCGGCCTGCTGCCGCCCACATCCGGCAATGTGTTGATTGAAGGGCGTGAGATAGACGCGGGCGATCGCCGTGAGTTGGCCTGCCGCATGCAGCCTATCTTTCAGGATCCTTACTCCTCACTCAACCCGCGCCGCACGGTGGCGGATATCGTCGAAGTGGCGTTACGGCTGCACCACATCGGCACACCAGCGGAGCGTAAACAGCGGGTACGCGAGATGCTCGACAGAGTGGGGATGCCAGAGCGTACCCACGGTCAGTACCCCGGCCAGCTTTCTGGTGGTCAGCGTCAGCGGGTGGCGATTGCCCGCGCCTTAATCCTGCAACCGGCGATCCTGATTTGCGACGAGCCGACCTCCGCGCTGGATGTGTCGGTACAGGCACAGATCCTCAACCTGCTGTTGATGCTGAAAAAAGAGCTGGGCCTGACCTATCTGTTTATCAGCCATAACCTGTCGGTGGTGGAATATCTGGTGGATCACGTGGCGGTGATGCGTAAAGGCGCGATTGTTGAACAGGGCACCCGTGAGCAGGTGTTTGGCGCGCCACAGCACCCTTATACCCGCGCGTTGCTGGCATCGGTACTGACGCCTGAGCCGGGGCTGGGAATTCCGACGATTGAGGTGGCGTAA
- a CDS encoding LysR family transcriptional regulator translates to MHNSEIRYFMAVVNTGSISAASQQLFVAVSAISRQIQRLETRLGMPLFERSTRGMVLNHAGHILANHVRRSMADMELAIAEMEGMKSARQTTLRVACTDGLALHLLPTLLARFREQHPYVNFYLTVGSARQVPEWLRNGECDAALKFCLAPEQGVDVLASFPAPVLVFMAQDHPLANRDFQLADLNAWPVALPDPSSTIRQLFDLSCRMNNVFIEPAFTCNHFSSLYDYVRTTPEAVSVCSHFSILCRARHDGLTMKAVNLDQLSQRTLQLHTEMGRPRTALLESFFAFLRQTLQQHDQHSRLDFGLPLR, encoded by the coding sequence ATGCATAACAGTGAAATTCGTTACTTTATGGCGGTGGTGAATACCGGCTCCATTAGCGCCGCCAGTCAGCAGTTGTTTGTGGCGGTGTCCGCCATCAGTCGGCAAATTCAGCGGCTGGAGACCCGGTTGGGAATGCCGCTGTTTGAACGTAGTACCCGCGGGATGGTGCTCAACCATGCCGGGCATATTCTGGCGAATCACGTGCGGCGCAGTATGGCCGACATGGAACTGGCGATAGCGGAAATGGAAGGGATGAAGTCGGCACGCCAGACCACATTGCGGGTGGCTTGTACCGATGGGCTGGCCCTTCACCTGCTGCCAACCCTGCTGGCGCGTTTTCGTGAGCAGCATCCCTACGTCAATTTTTATCTGACGGTCGGCAGCGCCCGGCAGGTGCCGGAGTGGTTGCGTAACGGCGAGTGCGACGCGGCCCTCAAGTTCTGTCTGGCGCCGGAACAAGGCGTGGACGTGCTGGCGTCGTTTCCGGCACCGGTACTGGTGTTTATGGCGCAAGACCATCCGCTGGCCAACCGGGATTTTCAACTGGCGGATTTGAACGCCTGGCCGGTGGCACTGCCGGATCCCTCCTCGACCATTCGGCAACTGTTTGATCTCTCGTGTCGAATGAACAATGTGTTTATCGAGCCGGCGTTTACCTGTAACCACTTCTCCAGCCTGTATGACTATGTGCGCACCACGCCGGAAGCGGTCAGTGTGTGTAGCCATTTCTCCATTCTATGCCGCGCCAGACATGATGGACTGACGATGAAAGCGGTCAATCTGGATCAACTGAGTCAGCGCACCTTGCAATTACACACCGAGATGGGCAGGCCACGTACCGCGCTTCTGGAGAGCTTTTTTGCGTTCCTCAGACAGACGCTACAGCAGCACGACCAGCATAGTCGACTGGATTTTGGGCTGCCGTTACGTTGA
- a CDS encoding 1-aminocyclopropane-1-carboxylate deaminase: MNLEKFPRYPLTFGPSPITPMKRLSEYLGGDVEIYAKREDCNSGLAFGGNKTRKLEYLIPEALAQGCDTLVSIGGVQSNQTRQVAAVAAHLGMKCILVQENWVNYADAVYDRVGNIELSRIMGADVRLDPAGFDIGIRESWKQAMEEASQNGGKPFPIPAGCSEHPYGGLGFVGFAEEVRQQEKELGFKFDYIVVCSVTGSTQAGMVVGFAADGRARNVIGIDASAKPEKTKAQILRIAQHTAGLVELGREITEEDVVLDTRYGGPEYGLPNDGTLEAIRLCARLEGVLTDPVYEGKSMHGMIDMVRNGEFPKGSKVLYAHLGGAPALSAYSYIFRNG, translated from the coding sequence ATGAATCTGGAAAAATTCCCGCGTTATCCTTTAACTTTCGGACCGTCGCCGATTACCCCGATGAAACGCCTGAGTGAATACCTGGGCGGTGATGTGGAGATTTATGCCAAGCGTGAAGACTGCAACAGCGGGCTGGCATTCGGTGGCAACAAAACCCGTAAGCTGGAGTACCTGATCCCGGAAGCGCTGGCGCAGGGGTGCGACACGCTGGTGTCGATTGGCGGCGTCCAGTCCAACCAGACTCGTCAGGTGGCGGCGGTGGCGGCACACCTGGGGATGAAATGTATTCTGGTGCAGGAAAACTGGGTTAACTATGCCGACGCGGTGTACGACCGGGTGGGGAATATCGAGTTGTCGCGCATTATGGGGGCGGATGTCCGTCTTGACCCGGCCGGTTTTGATATCGGTATTCGCGAAAGCTGGAAGCAGGCGATGGAAGAAGCCTCACAAAATGGCGGTAAACCGTTCCCGATCCCAGCAGGGTGTTCTGAGCATCCGTACGGTGGGTTGGGGTTTGTCGGTTTTGCCGAAGAAGTACGCCAGCAGGAAAAAGAATTGGGCTTCAAATTTGACTATATCGTGGTGTGCTCGGTCACCGGCAGTACTCAGGCTGGGATGGTGGTGGGCTTTGCCGCTGATGGCCGCGCCCGTAACGTTATCGGTATTGATGCGTCCGCCAAACCGGAAAAGACCAAAGCGCAAATCCTGCGTATCGCGCAGCACACCGCCGGTCTGGTTGAATTAGGTCGCGAGATTACCGAAGAGGACGTGGTGCTGGATACCCGTTACGGCGGCCCGGAATACGGCCTGCCGAATGACGGCACGCTGGAAGCTATCCGCCTGTGCGCCCGTCTGGAAGGGGTACTGACCGACCCGGTGTACGAAGGCAAGTCCATGCACGGTATGATAGACATGGTGCGCAACGGCGAATTCCCGAAAGGCTCCAAAGTGCTCTATGCCCACCTCGGCGGCGCACCAGCGCTGAGCGCTTACAGCTATATTTTCCGTAATGGCTGA
- a CDS encoding ABC transporter ATP-binding protein: MHTTIETTGGANLAVGEQSKGQAEIVLEVKNLRVDLTTPRGTLHAVRGIDFSVRRGEMLCLVGESGCGKSMTSLALMDLLPRNAERRAETLQFRGTDLLALSPRERAALRGSQMAMIFQEPMTSLNPSFTLGDQLCETLLAHRKVSKAEARERAVYLMNRVGIPMAAERLRQYPHQLSGGLRQRIMIAMALMCGPELIIADEPTTALDVTIQAQILRMLRELQQEFGTAVVFITHDLGVVARIADRVAVMYAGQVVETAPVMELFHQPCHPYTRGLLECIPVAGRTVPGEPLQAIPGVVPSLIGPQQGCAFRNRCQQCRQDCAQEPPYVTLTENHAVRCVDAVMTEVAV, encoded by the coding sequence ATGCATACAACGATTGAAACTACCGGTGGGGCCAATCTGGCGGTTGGAGAGCAGAGCAAGGGGCAGGCTGAGATCGTGCTGGAGGTGAAAAACCTGCGGGTCGATTTGACGACGCCGCGCGGCACGTTGCACGCGGTGCGCGGCATCGATTTTTCGGTCCGGCGCGGTGAAATGCTGTGTCTGGTTGGTGAATCGGGGTGTGGCAAATCGATGACCTCGCTGGCGTTGATGGACCTGCTGCCACGTAATGCCGAGCGTCGTGCCGAGACGTTGCAGTTTCGTGGCACTGACCTGTTGGCGCTGAGCCCACGTGAGCGAGCGGCGTTGCGAGGCAGCCAGATGGCGATGATCTTTCAGGAGCCGATGACCTCGTTAAACCCGTCGTTCACGTTGGGAGATCAACTGTGTGAAACGCTGCTGGCGCACCGTAAGGTCTCGAAAGCCGAGGCTCGTGAACGAGCGGTGTACCTGATGAATCGTGTTGGCATTCCCATGGCGGCGGAACGACTACGGCAGTATCCGCATCAGCTCTCTGGTGGCCTGCGGCAACGCATCATGATCGCCATGGCGCTGATGTGCGGCCCGGAGTTGATCATCGCTGATGAACCGACCACCGCGCTGGACGTCACCATTCAGGCGCAGATCCTGCGGATGTTGCGCGAGCTGCAACAGGAATTTGGCACCGCGGTGGTATTTATCACCCATGACCTTGGCGTGGTGGCACGTATCGCTGACCGGGTGGCGGTGATGTACGCCGGGCAGGTGGTGGAAACCGCGCCAGTGATGGAACTGTTCCACCAGCCTTGTCACCCGTATACCCGTGGCTTGCTGGAGTGTATTCCGGTAGCCGGACGTACCGTGCCGGGTGAGCCGTTGCAGGCGATCCCCGGCGTGGTGCCGAGTTTGATCGGGCCGCAACAAGGCTGTGCGTTTCGCAACCGTTGCCAGCAGTGTCGCCAGGATTGTGCGCAGGAGCCGCCCTATGTGACGCTGACGGAAAACCATGCGGTACGTTGTGTGGACGCCGTGATGACGGAGGTAGCGGTATGA
- a CDS encoding M20 family metallopeptidase produces the protein MTREEMMQHAAAYFDSGVFRNVLARRVACQTESQNVERAPALMGYLTDEMIPLLEAMGFECLIVPNPVADRGPFLLARRMEPAAALTVLTYGHGDVVMGDAARWRSGLSPWTLTADGNRWYGRGTADNKGQHTINLAALAVVLSACEGQLGYNVKLILEMGEECGSPGLDAVCQQYRDWLAADLFIASDGPRVSAERPTLFLGSRGVFNFGLQLTLRDGAHHSGNWGGLLSNPGIRLAHAIGCLVDANGRILVPELLPPPLSASMRHALSGLELAGAPGDPAIDPHWGEPGLSAAEKVYGWNTLDVLAYVTGNPDKPAHAIPPTARAQCHMRYVPGSDVEHFAEHLRRHLDACGFEDVDIIDPENCFEATRIDPDDPWVHWGVASIERSVGKQAAVLPNFGGGLPNACFLRTLGLPTLWVPHSYPACSQHAPNEHLLADVAREALHIMCGLFWDLAQEGHGVKTLREQHVIA, from the coding sequence ATGACACGTGAAGAGATGATGCAACATGCGGCGGCGTATTTTGACTCCGGCGTATTTCGTAACGTGCTGGCACGCCGGGTGGCCTGCCAGACGGAAAGCCAGAACGTAGAGCGCGCCCCGGCGCTGATGGGCTACCTGACTGACGAGATGATCCCGTTGCTGGAAGCCATGGGGTTTGAGTGCCTGATTGTGCCGAATCCGGTGGCGGATCGCGGGCCTTTTCTGCTGGCGCGCCGCATGGAGCCAGCGGCGGCACTGACGGTGCTGACCTACGGCCACGGCGACGTGGTGATGGGCGATGCGGCACGCTGGCGCAGCGGATTATCACCGTGGACGCTGACGGCGGACGGTAACCGCTGGTACGGGCGCGGCACCGCCGACAACAAAGGCCAGCACACCATCAATCTGGCGGCGCTGGCTGTGGTACTGAGCGCCTGTGAAGGCCAGCTGGGCTACAACGTGAAGCTGATTCTGGAAATGGGCGAAGAGTGCGGATCGCCCGGTCTGGATGCCGTGTGCCAACAATACCGTGACTGGCTGGCGGCGGACCTATTCATCGCTTCGGACGGCCCGCGCGTCAGTGCGGAACGGCCGACCCTGTTTCTGGGTTCCCGCGGTGTATTCAACTTTGGCCTGCAATTGACGCTGCGTGACGGCGCGCACCATTCCGGCAACTGGGGCGGGTTGCTCAGTAATCCTGGTATCCGGCTGGCGCACGCGATCGGCTGTCTGGTGGATGCCAACGGCCGCATTCTGGTGCCGGAACTGCTGCCGCCACCGCTGTCCGCCTCGATGCGCCACGCCTTGTCCGGTCTGGAACTGGCTGGTGCGCCGGGCGACCCGGCTATCGATCCACACTGGGGAGAACCGGGGTTGAGTGCTGCCGAAAAGGTGTATGGCTGGAATACGCTGGATGTGCTGGCGTATGTCACCGGTAATCCGGATAAACCGGCGCACGCCATCCCGCCGACGGCTCGCGCCCAGTGCCATATGCGTTATGTGCCGGGCAGCGATGTGGAACACTTTGCCGAACACCTGCGTCGCCATCTTGATGCCTGCGGGTTTGAGGATGTGGACATCATCGACCCGGAGAACTGTTTTGAAGCCACCCGCATCGACCCGGACGACCCTTGGGTACATTGGGGTGTCGCCTCTATCGAACGTTCGGTCGGCAAACAGGCGGCGGTGTTACCCAACTTCGGCGGCGGTCTGCCCAATGCCTGTTTCCTGCGCACGCTTGGCTTGCCAACGCTGTGGGTACCGCACTCGTACCCCGCCTGCTCCCAGCACGCCCCCAACGAACACCTGCTGGCGGATGTCGCGCGCGAAGCACTGCACATCATGTGTGGCCTGTTTTGGGATTTGGCACAAGAGGGCCACGGGGTGAAGACGTTAAGAGAACAACATGTGATTGCGTGA
- a CDS encoding phosphohydrolase, which translates to MDLPGFEQELSQYVARHLADSTDGAHDHHHLVRVANHARHIQQKEGGDLRVIIAAAYLHDIVLVPKNHPDRSRASRMAAEEAVRIVSRDFPDFPHELQSALFHAVEAHSFSAGIAAETLEAKIVQDADRLDSLGALGLARVFYVAGMMGRPLFDSQDLFACERELDDRLYTLDHFRVKLMRLPETMNTAEGKRIAEANASWLVDFLAKLSGEVNGDPTRLDPQVRERFNAWHPWLV; encoded by the coding sequence ATGGATTTACCCGGTTTTGAGCAGGAACTCAGTCAATACGTCGCCCGTCATTTGGCGGACTCCACCGATGGTGCGCATGATCACCACCATCTGGTGCGGGTGGCGAATCATGCCCGGCACATTCAACAAAAAGAAGGTGGCGATCTGCGGGTGATTATCGCCGCTGCTTATTTGCATGACATTGTGCTGGTGCCGAAAAATCATCCGGATCGTAGTCGGGCATCACGTATGGCGGCTGAAGAAGCGGTGCGTATTGTGTCGCGGGATTTTCCTGATTTCCCCCATGAGTTGCAGTCAGCACTGTTCCATGCGGTTGAAGCACACAGTTTTAGCGCCGGTATCGCCGCAGAAACCCTGGAAGCGAAAATCGTGCAGGATGCCGACCGGCTCGATTCCCTTGGTGCGTTGGGGCTGGCGCGGGTGTTTTATGTGGCGGGCATGATGGGGCGTCCGTTATTTGACTCGCAAGACTTGTTTGCCTGCGAACGTGAGCTGGACGATCGCCTCTACACGTTGGATCACTTCCGCGTCAAACTGATGCGCCTGCCAGAAACCATGAATACGGCAGAGGGGAAACGCATTGCCGAAGCGAATGCGTCCTGGCTGGTGGATTTTCTTGCCAAACTGTCGGGGGAAGTGAACGGCGACCCAACGCGGCTTGACCCGCAGGTGCGCGAACGCTTTAACGCCTGGCATCCCTGGCTGGTTTGA